A portion of the Pseudomonas synxantha BG33R genome contains these proteins:
- the yejK gene encoding nucleoid-associated protein YejK, which translates to MPIRHCIVHLIDKKPDGTPAVLHARDSELSESAAIENMLADLNESYNAKQGKAWGFFHAESGAHPFSGWLKEYFDGGQDFTTFSRTAVEHLQKLMEESNLSTGGHVLFAHYQQGMTDYLAIALLHHSEGVAVTDELDVTPSRHLDLGQLHLAARINVSEWQNNKQSKQYISFIKGKNGKKVSEYFRDFIGCQEGVDGPGETRTLLKAFSDFVESEDLPDESAREKTKTLVDYASSQAKLGEPMGLEELSGLIDEDRPKAFYDHIRNKDYGLSPEIPADKRTLNQFRRFTGRAEGLSISFEAHLLGDKIEYDEAAGTLIIKGLPTQLTDQLKRRN; encoded by the coding sequence ATGCCGATCCGTCATTGCATCGTCCACCTGATCGACAAAAAACCCGACGGCACCCCCGCAGTGCTCCATGCCCGCGACTCCGAACTGTCCGAGTCGGCCGCCATCGAGAACATGCTTGCCGACCTCAACGAGAGCTACAACGCCAAACAAGGCAAGGCCTGGGGTTTCTTCCATGCCGAGTCCGGCGCGCATCCGTTCAGCGGCTGGTTGAAGGAATACTTTGACGGTGGCCAGGACTTCACCACCTTCAGCCGCACGGCGGTGGAACACCTGCAGAAGCTGATGGAGGAGTCCAACCTCTCCACCGGCGGCCATGTGCTGTTTGCCCATTACCAACAAGGCATGACCGACTACCTGGCCATCGCCCTGCTGCACCACAGCGAAGGCGTGGCAGTCACCGACGAGCTGGACGTGACGCCCTCGCGCCACCTGGACCTGGGCCAGTTGCACCTGGCGGCGCGCATCAACGTCTCCGAGTGGCAGAACAACAAGCAGTCCAAGCAATACATCTCCTTTATCAAGGGCAAGAACGGCAAGAAGGTCTCGGAGTACTTCCGCGACTTTATCGGTTGCCAGGAAGGCGTCGACGGCCCGGGCGAAACCCGCACCCTGCTCAAGGCGTTCAGTGACTTCGTTGAAAGCGAAGACCTGCCTGACGAATCCGCCCGCGAAAAGACCAAGACTCTGGTGGACTACGCCAGCAGCCAGGCCAAGCTCGGCGAACCCATGGGCCTGGAAGAACTCTCCGGCCTGATCGATGAAGATCGGCCAAAAGCGTTCTACGACCATATCCGCAACAAGGATTACGGCCTGTCGCCGGAGATTCCGGCCGACAAACGCACCCTCAACCAGTTCCGCCGCTTCACCGGGCGCGCCGAGGGCTTGTCCATCAGCTTTGAAGCGCACCTGCTGGGCGACAAGATCGAATACGACGAAGCCGCCGGCACCTTGATCATCAAGGGCCTGCCAACCCAACTGACCGATCAGCTCAAGCGCCGTAACTGA
- a CDS encoding HU family DNA-binding protein has translation MALTKDQLIADIAEAIDAPKTTARAALDQLGQIVADQLENGGEITLPGIGKLKVTERPARTGRNPSTGAAIEIAAKKVIKLVVAKGLTDAVNK, from the coding sequence ATGGCTTTGACTAAAGACCAACTGATCGCTGATATCGCTGAAGCTATCGACGCGCCAAAAACCACCGCGCGCGCTGCTCTGGACCAACTGGGCCAGATCGTTGCTGATCAGCTGGAAAATGGCGGCGAAATCACTCTGCCAGGCATTGGCAAGCTGAAAGTAACCGAGCGTCCTGCCCGTACTGGCCGTAACCCTTCGACTGGCGCTGCCATCGAAATCGCTGCCAAGAAAGTTATCAAGCTGGTTGTGGCTAAAGGCCTGACCGACGCTGTTAACAAGTAA
- the rlmF gene encoding 23S rRNA (adenine(1618)-N(6))-methyltransferase RlmF has protein sequence MTAPTTPKPSRKKPKSATPAKPVVPRKEATLHPRNRHTGRYDFPALIKTTPELAKFVIINPYGKESIDFASPDAVRVFNRALLKSFYGIQHWDIPADYLCPPVPGRADYVHFLADLLASVNDGKIPRGSIVKVLDIGMGANCVYPLIGYMEYRWNFLGSEVDPIAVSAAKAIVQSNDLSKVIQLRQQPNPKQILLGLLEPGERFDLTMCNPPFHASMDEATKGSERKWRALGKADPKRKLPVLNFGGQSAELWCEGGEARFVTQLIAESAHFAHKVLWFSTLVSKASNLPAIETALKKAGVLESQVVEMSQGQKQSRFVAWTFQTKNEQQIWRQRWVRD, from the coding sequence ATGACCGCCCCCACTACGCCTAAACCTTCGCGCAAGAAGCCTAAATCCGCTACCCCGGCCAAGCCCGTGGTACCGCGCAAAGAGGCCACCTTGCACCCGCGCAACCGCCACACGGGCCGTTACGACTTCCCGGCGCTGATCAAGACCACGCCAGAACTGGCGAAATTCGTGATCATCAACCCCTATGGCAAGGAAAGCATTGACTTCGCCAGCCCGGACGCGGTGCGGGTGTTCAACCGGGCGTTGCTCAAGTCGTTCTATGGCATCCAGCATTGGGACATCCCGGCCGATTACCTGTGCCCGCCGGTACCGGGGCGTGCCGACTATGTGCATTTTCTCGCCGACCTGCTGGCCAGCGTCAACGACGGCAAGATCCCGCGTGGCTCGATCGTCAAGGTGCTGGATATCGGCATGGGCGCCAACTGCGTCTACCCGCTGATTGGCTACATGGAGTACCGCTGGAACTTCCTGGGCTCGGAGGTCGACCCTATCGCCGTGAGCGCCGCCAAGGCCATCGTGCAGTCCAACGACCTGAGCAAGGTTATCCAGCTGCGCCAGCAGCCCAACCCCAAGCAGATCCTGCTGGGTTTGCTGGAACCCGGTGAGCGCTTTGACCTGACCATGTGCAACCCGCCGTTCCATGCGTCCATGGATGAAGCCACCAAGGGCAGCGAGCGCAAGTGGCGTGCCCTGGGCAAGGCGGATCCGAAACGCAAGTTGCCGGTACTCAACTTTGGCGGCCAATCGGCTGAACTGTGGTGTGAAGGCGGCGAAGCACGCTTTGTGACGCAGTTGATCGCCGAGAGCGCGCATTTTGCCCACAAGGTGTTGTGGTTCAGCACCCTGGTGTCAAAAGCGTCCAACTTGCCTGCGATCGAAACCGCGCTGAAAAAAGCCGGCGTGCTGGAAAGCCAGGTGGTAGAGATGTCTCAGGGGCAGAAGCAAAGCCGGTTTGTGGCCTGGACCTTCCAGACCAAGAACGAACAGCAGATCTGGCGCCAGCGCTGGGTGCGCGATTAA
- a CDS encoding valine--tRNA ligase, translated as MDKTYQPHAIETSWYNTWESENYFAPQGAGDSYTIMIPPPNVTGSLHMGHGFNNAIMDALIRFRRMQGRDTLWQPGTDHAGIATQMLVERQLEATGQNRHDLGREKFLEKVWEWKDQSGGNISRQIRRLGSSVDWSRERFTMDDGLSEAVKEAFVRLHEDGLIYRGKRLVNWDTKLHTAISDLEVENHDEKGFLWNLKYPLADGAKTAEGNDYLIVATTRPETMLGDAAVAVNPNDERYQALIGKFVELPLVGRRIPIIADDYCDPEFGTGCVKITPAHDFNDYEVGKRHNLPLLNIFDKNAAVLPACQVFNLDGSLNDSIDGKIPAEYAGLDRFEARKQIVAAFDAAGLLVSVDDHGLKVPKGDRSGTVIEPWLTDQWYVSTKPLAEPAIAAVEDGRIQFVPKQYENMYFSWMRDIQDWCISRQLWWGHRIPAWYDESGKVYVGRDEAEVRAKHNLGADIALQQDNDVLDTWFSSGLWTFSTLGWPQQTEFLKKFHSTDVLVTGFDIIFFWVARMIMLTMHLVKNEDGTPQVPFKTVYVHGLVRDGQGQKMSKSKGNVLDPLDIIDGIDLETLVQKRTSGLMQPKLAKKIEKQTRDEFADGIASYGTDALRFTFCSLASTGRDIKFDMGRVEGYRNFCNKIWNAARYVLDKGEDCGQNGEAYELSLADRWIISQLQRTEAEVTRQLDQFRFDLAAQALYEFIWNQYCDWYLELSKPVLWDENAPVERQRGTRRTLVRVLEVALRLAHPFMPFITEEIWQRLAPLAGIEGKTIMLQPWPVANEARIDEAAESDIEWLKTLMLGTRNIRAEMNIGPGKPLAVFVKNASAEDQRRLSENDALLKKLAKLESITVLAADAEAPLSATALVGDMEVLVPMAGLIDKGAELARLDKEIARLQGEVQRVGGKLSNAAFVDKAPAEVIEKERAKLAEAEQALGKLAEQHARISSL; from the coding sequence ATGGATAAGACCTACCAGCCCCACGCTATCGAAACTTCCTGGTACAACACCTGGGAGTCCGAGAACTATTTCGCCCCACAAGGTGCGGGCGACTCGTACACCATCATGATCCCGCCACCGAACGTCACTGGCAGCCTGCACATGGGCCATGGCTTCAACAATGCGATCATGGATGCGTTGATCCGTTTCCGCCGTATGCAGGGTCGCGACACCCTGTGGCAGCCGGGCACCGACCACGCCGGTATCGCCACGCAGATGCTGGTGGAACGCCAACTGGAAGCCACCGGCCAGAACCGTCACGACCTGGGCCGCGAGAAATTCCTGGAGAAAGTCTGGGAATGGAAAGATCAGTCCGGCGGCAATATCAGCCGTCAGATCCGTCGCCTGGGCTCCTCCGTGGATTGGAGCCGCGAGCGCTTCACCATGGACGACGGCCTGTCGGAAGCCGTGAAGGAAGCCTTCGTGCGCCTGCACGAAGACGGCCTGATCTACCGCGGCAAGCGCCTGGTCAACTGGGACACCAAGTTGCACACGGCCATTTCCGACCTCGAAGTGGAAAACCACGACGAGAAAGGTTTCCTGTGGAACCTCAAGTACCCGCTGGCCGATGGCGCCAAGACTGCTGAAGGCAACGACTACCTGATCGTCGCCACCACTCGTCCGGAAACCATGCTGGGCGACGCCGCCGTAGCCGTTAACCCGAACGACGAGCGCTACCAGGCGCTGATCGGCAAGTTCGTCGAACTGCCACTGGTTGGCCGCCGCATCCCGATCATTGCGGACGATTACTGCGATCCTGAATTCGGCACCGGCTGCGTGAAAATCACCCCGGCCCACGATTTCAACGACTATGAAGTCGGCAAACGTCACAACCTGCCGCTGCTGAACATCTTCGACAAGAATGCCGCCGTATTGCCGGCCTGCCAGGTATTCAACCTGGACGGCTCGCTGAACGACAGCATCGACGGCAAGATTCCCGCCGAATATGCAGGTCTGGACCGTTTTGAAGCGCGCAAGCAGATCGTTGCCGCCTTCGACGCCGCCGGCTTGCTGGTCAGCGTCGACGACCACGGCCTGAAAGTGCCGAAGGGCGATCGCTCCGGCACCGTGATCGAGCCGTGGCTGACCGACCAGTGGTATGTGTCCACCAAGCCGCTGGCAGAGCCTGCCATCGCCGCCGTGGAAGATGGCCGCATCCAGTTCGTGCCTAAACAGTACGAAAACATGTACTTCTCGTGGATGCGCGACATCCAGGATTGGTGCATCAGCCGTCAGCTGTGGTGGGGCCATCGTATTCCGGCCTGGTATGACGAGTCGGGCAAGGTCTATGTAGGCCGCGACGAAGCCGAAGTGCGTGCCAAGCACAACCTCGGCGCCGACATCGCGCTGCAACAGGACAACGACGTACTCGACACCTGGTTCAGCTCGGGCCTGTGGACGTTCTCCACCCTGGGTTGGCCGCAGCAGACCGAATTCCTGAAGAAATTCCACTCCACCGACGTGCTGGTCACCGGCTTCGATATCATTTTCTTCTGGGTTGCCCGGATGATCATGCTCACCATGCATTTGGTGAAAAACGAAGACGGCACCCCGCAGGTACCGTTCAAGACCGTGTACGTACACGGCCTGGTACGCGACGGCCAGGGCCAGAAGATGTCCAAGTCCAAGGGCAACGTCCTGGACCCGCTGGACATCATCGACGGCATCGACCTGGAAACCCTGGTGCAGAAACGCACCTCGGGCCTGATGCAGCCAAAACTGGCGAAAAAGATCGAGAAGCAGACCCGCGACGAATTCGCCGACGGCATCGCCAGCTACGGCACCGACGCCCTGCGCTTCACCTTCTGCTCGCTGGCCTCTACCGGTCGCGACATCAAGTTCGACATGGGCCGCGTCGAAGGCTATCGCAACTTCTGCAACAAGATCTGGAACGCCGCGCGCTATGTGCTGGATAAAGGCGAAGACTGCGGCCAGAACGGCGAAGCCTATGAGTTGAGCCTGGCTGATCGCTGGATCATCTCGCAGTTGCAGCGCACCGAAGCCGAAGTGACCCGCCAGCTCGACCAGTTCCGTTTCGACCTGGCTGCACAGGCGCTGTACGAGTTCATCTGGAACCAATACTGCGACTGGTACCTGGAACTGTCCAAGCCGGTATTGTGGGACGAAAACGCCCCGGTCGAACGCCAGCGCGGTACTCGCCGCACCCTGGTGCGCGTACTGGAAGTGGCATTGCGCCTGGCGCATCCGTTCATGCCGTTCATCACCGAAGAGATCTGGCAGCGCCTGGCGCCGCTGGCCGGTATCGAAGGCAAGACCATCATGCTGCAACCTTGGCCGGTGGCCAATGAAGCGCGCATCGATGAGGCCGCCGAAAGCGATATCGAATGGCTCAAGACCCTGATGCTCGGCACTCGCAACATCCGCGCCGAGATGAACATCGGACCGGGCAAACCGTTGGCCGTGTTCGTGAAGAACGCCAGTGCCGAAGATCAGCGTCGCCTCAGCGAGAACGACGCGTTGCTCAAGAAGCTGGCCAAGCTGGAGTCGATCACCGTATTGGCTGCCGATGCCGAAGCGCCGCTGTCCGCCACTGCATTGGTGGGCGACATGGAAGTGCTGGTACCGATGGCCGGCCTGATCGACAAGGGCGCCGAACTGGCCCGTCTCGACAAGGAAATCGCACGCCTGCAAGGCGAAGTGCAACGCGTGGGCGGTAAGCTGTCCAACGCGGCATTCGTCGACAAGGCGCCGGCGGAGGTGATCGAGAAAGAACGCGCCAAGTTGGCCGAAGCTGAACAGGCTTTGGGCAAACTGGCCGAGCAACATGCGCGGATTTCCAGCCTGTAA
- a CDS encoding DNA polymerase III subunit chi yields MTQVDFYILPSADPLARLDFACKLTEKAWRMGHRIYLHCSDAAQRDELDARLWRFKGESFVPHGPAESEPESLVVLGVGDSCGDHHDLLVNLDLKVPAFAKAFARVAEVVVEDPAIRQAARESFRFYREQGYSLQDHRLQRL; encoded by the coding sequence ATGACCCAAGTCGACTTCTATATATTGCCCAGCGCCGATCCCCTCGCGCGCCTGGACTTTGCCTGCAAGCTCACCGAAAAAGCCTGGCGCATGGGCCACCGCATCTACCTGCATTGCAGCGATGCCGCCCAACGCGATGAGCTGGATGCCCGCCTGTGGCGCTTCAAGGGCGAAAGCTTCGTGCCCCACGGCCCCGCCGAATCCGAACCTGAAAGCCTGGTAGTCCTGGGTGTGGGCGACAGTTGCGGCGATCACCATGACCTGCTGGTCAACCTGGACCTGAAAGTACCGGCCTTTGCCAAGGCCTTCGCCCGCGTGGCGGAAGTGGTGGTGGAAGACCCAGCTATTCGTCAGGCCGCGCGGGAGAGTTTCCGTTTCTATCGCGAACAGGGCTATTCTCTGCAGGATCACCGGTTACAACGACTTTAG
- a CDS encoding leucyl aminopeptidase, giving the protein MELVVKSVSPETLKTATLVVAVGEGRTLGVAAKQLDELSGGAISAILKRGDLAGKVGQSLLLQSLPNLKAERVLLVGVGKDAELGDRPLRKIISGILTTLKGLGGSDAALALDEIVIKGRDSYGKTRLLAESLLDGGYVFDQFKSQKAEPRALKKITLLTIKAAQAEVQRAVTHAQAIANGMSFTRDLGNLPPNICHPTFLGEQAKALGKEFKGLKVEVLDEKKIKDLGMGSFYAVGQGSDQPPRLIVMQYNGGKKSEKPYALVGKGITFDTGGISLKPGAGMDEMKYDMGGAASVFGTLRAVLELKLPINLVCILACAENMPSGGAARPGDIVTTMSGQTVEILNTDAEGRLVLCDALTYAERFKPQAVIDIATLTGACIVALGSHTSGLLGNNDELIEQLLSAGKAADDRAWQLPLFDEYQEQLDSPFADIANIGGPKAGTITAACFLSRFAKNFNWAHLDIAGTAWTSGGKDKGATGRPVPLLTQYLLDRAKA; this is encoded by the coding sequence ATGGAATTGGTTGTAAAAAGCGTTAGCCCCGAAACGTTGAAAACCGCCACCCTCGTGGTCGCTGTCGGCGAAGGCCGCACACTCGGCGTCGCCGCCAAGCAACTGGACGAACTGAGCGGCGGCGCGATCAGCGCGATCCTCAAGCGCGGCGACCTGGCCGGCAAAGTCGGCCAGAGCCTGCTGCTGCAGAGCCTGCCCAACCTCAAGGCCGAGCGCGTATTACTGGTGGGCGTGGGCAAGGACGCCGAACTGGGCGACCGTCCATTGCGCAAGATCATCAGCGGCATCCTTACCACCCTCAAGGGCCTGGGCGGCAGCGATGCGGCACTGGCACTCGACGAAATCGTGATCAAGGGCCGTGACAGCTACGGCAAGACCCGCCTGCTAGCCGAGTCGCTGCTGGACGGCGGCTATGTTTTCGACCAGTTCAAGAGCCAGAAGGCCGAACCCCGCGCCCTGAAGAAAATCACCCTGCTGACCATCAAGGCTGCCCAGGCTGAAGTTCAGCGCGCCGTGACCCACGCCCAGGCCATCGCCAACGGCATGTCGTTCACCCGCGACCTGGGCAACCTGCCGCCGAACATCTGCCACCCGACATTCCTGGGCGAACAGGCCAAGGCATTGGGCAAAGAGTTCAAGGGCTTGAAGGTTGAAGTGCTGGATGAAAAGAAGATCAAGGACCTGGGCATGGGCTCGTTCTATGCCGTAGGCCAGGGCAGCGACCAGCCGCCACGCCTGATCGTGATGCAATACAACGGCGGCAAGAAATCCGAGAAGCCTTACGCCCTGGTGGGTAAAGGCATCACCTTCGACACCGGCGGCATCAGCCTCAAGCCGGGCGCGGGCATGGATGAGATGAAATACGACATGGGCGGCGCGGCCAGCGTGTTTGGTACCCTGCGTGCCGTGCTGGAACTCAAGCTGCCGATCAACCTGGTGTGCATCCTGGCCTGTGCCGAGAACATGCCGAGCGGCGGCGCGGCCCGCCCGGGCGATATCGTCACGACCATGAGCGGCCAGACCGTGGAAATCCTCAACACCGACGCCGAAGGCCGCCTGGTGCTGTGCGACGCCCTGACCTACGCCGAGCGCTTCAAGCCCCAGGCCGTGATCGACATTGCCACCCTGACCGGCGCGTGCATCGTTGCCTTGGGCTCCCACACTTCGGGCCTGCTGGGCAACAACGACGAACTGATCGAGCAACTACTCAGCGCCGGCAAGGCTGCCGACGACCGCGCCTGGCAACTGCCGCTGTTCGATGAGTACCAGGAACAACTGGACAGCCCGTTCGCCGACATCGCCAACATCGGTGGCCCGAAAGCCGGCACCATCACGGCGGCCTGCTTCCTGTCGCGCTTTGCCAAGAACTTCAACTGGGCCCACCTGGACATCGCCGGCACCGCCTGGACCAGCGGCGGCAAGGACAAGGGCGCAACCGGCCGTCCGGTGCCACTGTTGACCCAATACCTGCTGGATCGCGCCAAGGCCTGA
- the lptF gene encoding LPS export ABC transporter permease LptF: MIVFRYLSREVLLTLSAVSAVLLVIIMSGRFVKFLAQAAAGALDPGSLFLIMGYRMPGMLQLILPLGLFLGILLAYGRLYLESEMTVLSATGMSQQRLLAMTMVPAAGVALVVAWLSMSLAPQGAMQFQLLLNKQDAMTEFDTLEPGRFQALSDGTRVTYTETMTDDRSNLGGVFISQKNLGQNQKDRGISILVADSGRQEVRPDGNRYLILENGYRYDGSPGLADYRAIKYDTYGVMLPKPEISGEVTDRDALPTASLFGSQELRSIAELQWRLSLPLLVFIVTLMAVPLSRVNPRQGRFLKLLPAILLYMAYLTILISARGSLEKGKLPPALGLWWVHGVFLLIGLGLLYWEPIRLKMKSRRGLKELARG, from the coding sequence TTGATCGTCTTCCGTTATCTGTCCCGCGAAGTCCTGTTGACCCTGAGTGCCGTGAGTGCGGTGTTGCTGGTCATCATCATGAGTGGTCGTTTCGTCAAGTTCCTGGCTCAAGCCGCCGCAGGCGCCCTGGATCCGGGGTCGTTGTTCTTGATCATGGGCTACCGGATGCCCGGGATGCTGCAGCTGATCCTGCCCCTTGGCCTGTTTCTCGGCATATTGCTGGCCTATGGCCGCTTGTACCTTGAGAGTGAAATGACTGTGCTGTCGGCCACCGGCATGAGCCAGCAACGTTTGCTGGCCATGACCATGGTGCCGGCCGCCGGCGTTGCCCTGGTGGTGGCCTGGTTGAGTATGAGCCTGGCGCCCCAGGGCGCCATGCAGTTCCAGCTGCTGTTGAACAAGCAGGATGCGATGACCGAGTTCGATACCCTCGAGCCCGGGCGCTTCCAGGCGCTCAGCGACGGCACGCGGGTGACTTATACCGAAACCATGACCGATGACCGCTCCAACCTCGGCGGCGTGTTCATTTCCCAGAAAAACCTTGGCCAGAACCAGAAGGACCGTGGCATTTCCATTCTGGTGGCCGACAGCGGCCGCCAGGAAGTACGCCCCGACGGCAACCGCTACCTGATCCTGGAAAATGGCTACCGCTACGACGGCAGCCCTGGTCTGGCGGACTATCGGGCGATCAAGTACGACACTTATGGTGTCATGCTGCCCAAGCCTGAGATCAGCGGCGAGGTCACCGACCGCGACGCACTGCCGACTGCATCGCTGTTCGGCAGCCAGGAACTGCGCTCCATTGCCGAGCTGCAATGGCGTTTGTCCTTGCCGCTGCTGGTGTTTATCGTAACCTTGATGGCCGTGCCGCTGTCGCGCGTCAACCCGCGCCAGGGGCGTTTCCTCAAACTGCTGCCGGCGATCCTGCTGTACATGGCCTACCTGACCATCCTGATTTCCGCCCGTGGCTCCCTCGAGAAAGGCAAGTTGCCGCCAGCCCTTGGCCTGTGGTGGGTGCACGGGGTTTTCCTGTTGATCGGCCTGGGGCTGCTCTATTGGGAACCTATCCGTTTGAAAATGAAGAGCCGTCGTGGCCTGAAGGAGTTGGCCCGTGGCTAA
- the lptG gene encoding LPS export ABC transporter permease LptG: MAKLDRYIGSSVLIAILAVLGIILGLALLFAFIDEVGNVTDTYTVTDVLSYVALTAPRRLYDMMPMAALIGCLIGLGTLASNSELTIMRAAGVSIGRIVWAVMKPMLLLMACSVLIGEYVAPPAEATAQANRALAQGSGDAQSAKHGLWHRQGDEFIHINAVQPGGLLIGVTRYTFDKERHMLSSSFAKRAQYNAEQWQLSDVTTTYFRNVGQGTKASTEVVNAPTEQWDIALKPELLNTVVMVPEALPISGLWSYIHYLKEQGLNNGRYWLAFWVKVLQPVVTAALVLMAISFIFGPLRSVTLGQRVFTGVLVGFTFRIAQDLLGPSSLVFGFSPLFAVLVPTAICAVAGFWLLRRAG, from the coding sequence GTGGCTAAGCTTGATCGCTACATTGGCAGCAGCGTACTGATCGCCATCCTCGCGGTACTGGGCATCATTCTTGGCCTGGCCTTGCTGTTCGCCTTCATTGATGAAGTGGGCAACGTCACCGACACCTACACGGTCACGGATGTACTGAGCTACGTGGCACTGACTGCGCCGCGCCGTCTCTACGACATGATGCCGATGGCGGCGCTGATCGGTTGCCTGATCGGCCTGGGCACCCTGGCCAGCAACAGCGAGCTGACCATCATGCGCGCCGCTGGCGTTTCCATTGGTCGTATCGTCTGGGCGGTGATGAAGCCGATGCTGCTGCTGATGGCGTGCAGCGTGCTGATCGGTGAATACGTCGCGCCCCCGGCCGAAGCCACTGCCCAGGCCAATCGCGCCCTGGCCCAGGGGTCGGGCGATGCGCAAAGCGCCAAGCACGGCCTGTGGCACCGCCAGGGTGATGAGTTCATCCACATCAACGCCGTGCAGCCAGGCGGCCTGTTGATCGGTGTCACGCGCTATACCTTCGATAAAGAGCGGCACATGCTGTCCTCCAGCTTCGCCAAGCGCGCGCAATACAATGCCGAGCAATGGCAGCTGAGCGACGTCACCACCACCTACTTCCGCAATGTGGGCCAGGGCACCAAGGCCAGCACCGAAGTGGTCAATGCACCGACCGAGCAGTGGGATATCGCCCTGAAGCCGGAACTGCTCAACACCGTGGTGATGGTCCCCGAAGCGCTGCCGATCTCGGGGTTGTGGAGCTACATCCATTACCTCAAGGAGCAGGGCCTGAACAACGGCCGCTACTGGCTGGCGTTCTGGGTGAAAGTCTTGCAACCGGTGGTAACCGCCGCGTTGGTGTTGATGGCGATCTCCTTCATCTTCGGGCCGTTGCGCTCCGTAACCCTGGGCCAGCGGGTATTTACCGGCGTGCTGGTGGGCTTTACCTTCCGCATCGCCCAGGATCTGCTCGGGCCGTCGAGCCTGGTGTTCGGTTTCTCGCCGCTGTTTGCGGTGCTGGTGCCGACGGCCATCTGCGCCGTGGCCGGGTTCTGGCTGCTGCGTCGGGCCGGTTGA